A window of Methanocaldococcus vulcanius M7 genomic DNA:
CTCCTCAAAATAGTTTAGTTTTATTAATTTTTCAATTTCATTAATATCAAGTTCTCCATTTTTAAATGCTAAAAGTAGTTCTCTCAAATCTTTTCCCATTTAATTCCCTCCTTTTCAAAAAATTTTACATATCTTTTCTTATCCTCTCCTTTACAACCTTTCCAATCAATAAGAGCAATATCCACATCTGTTTTTTCGAAAAGTTGAGTTAGAACATCTTCATCAACTGAGCAGTATTTTGGAATAAGATAACTAAAATAGTAATCTCCGCTTAATGCAAGTTTTGTGAATTTTGGAGCATAATGTCCTCCTCCAAACCCTACCGCTTTAATTTTTTTATCGTAATTTTTTGATTTAATCATCTCTATGGTATCCAAAACAGATTTTGCAATTACCTCTCCCGCTTCTTTTAAACGCCACTCTTTTTCTGTGCTTCCAATCTCAACAAAGACAGTTGGGGCTTTTAAATCTGTTGGAGAGTGATGAACAACCTCAAAAGACACGTCAAAGTTTCCTATTTTTCCGAGTTTGTGGAATTCCACGTATGTATTGTAGATGTTTTTTAATAGAAGGGTGTTTAAAATAGCATCACTCGGACATACTTCTTTTGGATTTCCTCCGAATTCGTTATTTTCTGTTAAATTTCCTGGAGTGTGAACGGTTAAGGAAGGTTTTCCTGCTTTACTTCTGTGTTTTGACAAAAATATGTAATAATGTGCAGTTTCTAAATCATCTGACGTTATAGATAAAAGTTCCTTCTCAACTTCAAATACATCCACTCCAAATTCCTCTCTTATGCATTTAGCAATGTTTTT
This region includes:
- a CDS encoding D-aminoacyl-tRNA deacylase; the encoded protein is MKFLLIASNRDPASKNIAKCIREEFGVDVFEVEKELLSITSDDLETAHYYIFLSKHRSKAGKPSLTVHTPGNLTENNEFGGNPKEVCPSDAILNTLLLKNIYNTYVEFHKLGKIGNFDVSFEVVHHSPTDLKAPTVFVEIGSTEKEWRLKEAGEVIAKSVLDTIEMIKSKNYDKKIKAVGFGGGHYAPKFTKLALSGDYYFSYLIPKYCSVDEDVLTQLFEKTDVDIALIDWKGCKGEDKKRYVKFFEKEGIKWEKI